A stretch of the Halomonas sp. BDJS001 genome encodes the following:
- the prpC gene encoding 2-methylcitrate synthase produces the protein MADKPVTGAGLRGQSAGSTALCTVGKTGSGLTYRGFDIKELAEKAKFEEVAYLLLKGKLPNQAELDHYIAKLKSLRGLPDALKTVLEQIPKDAHPMDVMRTGTSMLGNLETEENFDQQQDVADRLLAVLPSIICYWYRFTHDGVRIDTETDDDSVGGHFLNMLRGEPASELHARVMNVSLILYAEHEFNASTFTARVCASTLSDMHSCITGAIGSLRGPLHGGANEAAMAMIENWQSPEEAESKIMGMLERKDKIMGFGHAIYRESDPRNAIIKHWSKKLSDDVGDKVLYPVSERVEEVMWREKKLFCNADFFHASAYHFMDIPTKLFTPIFVMSRLTGWAAHVFEQRANNRIIRPSADYTGPEKSEWVPIEARD, from the coding sequence ATGGCAGATAAACCCGTGACAGGTGCAGGACTGCGTGGCCAGAGCGCCGGTTCCACCGCGTTGTGCACGGTAGGCAAAACCGGCTCAGGCCTGACCTACCGTGGCTTTGATATCAAAGAGCTGGCTGAAAAAGCCAAGTTTGAAGAAGTGGCTTACCTGCTGTTAAAAGGTAAGCTGCCCAATCAAGCTGAACTGGATCACTACATCGCCAAGCTGAAAAGCCTGCGTGGCCTGCCTGATGCGCTGAAAACAGTGCTCGAGCAGATTCCTAAAGATGCCCACCCCATGGATGTGATGCGCACCGGCACCTCGATGCTGGGTAATCTGGAAACCGAGGAGAATTTCGACCAGCAGCAGGATGTTGCCGACCGGCTGCTGGCGGTGCTGCCCTCAATTATCTGCTATTGGTACCGCTTCACCCACGACGGCGTGCGCATTGATACCGAGACCGATGACGACTCGGTAGGCGGCCATTTCCTTAATATGCTGCGCGGTGAGCCCGCCTCAGAGCTGCATGCGCGGGTAATGAACGTATCGCTGATTCTCTACGCCGAGCATGAGTTTAACGCCTCTACTTTTACCGCCAGGGTTTGCGCCTCAACGCTTTCCGATATGCACTCCTGCATAACCGGTGCCATTGGCTCGCTGCGCGGGCCACTGCACGGTGGTGCTAACGAGGCCGCCATGGCGATGATCGAAAACTGGCAGTCGCCGGAAGAAGCAGAAAGCAAGATCATGGGGATGCTGGAGCGCAAGGATAAGATCATGGGCTTCGGCCATGCGATCTATCGCGAGTCCGACCCGCGCAACGCGATTATCAAGCACTGGTCCAAGAAGCTCTCTGATGACGTAGGCGATAAAGTGCTCTACCCAGTTTCTGAGCGGGTTGAGGAAGTCATGTGGCGCGAGAAGAAGCTGTTCTGTAACGCCGACTTCTTCCATGCCAGCGCGTATCACTTTATGGATATTCCCACCAAGCTATTCACGCCGATTTTTGTGATGTCACGGCTGACTGGCTGGGCGGCCCATGTGTTTGAGCAGCGCGCCAACAACCGCATTATTCGCCCCAGCGCCGATTACACTGGCCCCGAGAAGAGCGAGTGGGTGCCGATAGAAGCGCGAGACTGA
- a CDS encoding SIMPL domain-containing protein has protein sequence MKATPLNLPKSGFRKPGLRKSGSQNLRTKRLRSGLIGSALLALICAPLAHASPPHTPPPSLHVQAQSWVEVEPDKATLNARLWENTPALSTLEESDSSALSDARERLESRASELIEQMEATGLERSAINAGSLNVYPEHVQGPRNEDGEHETLQRTRLERPITVELTDLDQLSEVLDALIAAGVNSLDGVQFDLQDRDAATDEALVKALEKAQHKANLMADSLDAELGHVQRIEETQSPIFQPRMMAMRAESDTASSQSGAASDYSPGTIRIDAGVSVEWALKGPDAPRRPDSDVAAQE, from the coding sequence ATGAAAGCAACTCCTCTTAATTTGCCAAAGTCAGGTTTTCGTAAACCCGGTCTTCGTAAATCAGGCTCTCAAAACCTGCGCACTAAACGTTTACGCAGTGGTCTGATTGGCAGTGCTCTGCTGGCACTTATTTGCGCTCCCTTAGCCCACGCTTCACCGCCACACACGCCCCCACCAAGCCTGCACGTTCAAGCGCAGTCATGGGTAGAGGTAGAACCCGACAAAGCCACCCTCAATGCCCGGCTATGGGAAAACACGCCAGCCCTTTCCACTCTGGAAGAGAGCGATAGTAGCGCACTTAGCGATGCCCGCGAACGTTTGGAGAGCCGTGCCAGCGAATTAATCGAACAAATGGAAGCCACCGGCCTTGAACGCAGCGCCATTAATGCGGGTTCGTTGAATGTCTATCCCGAACACGTACAAGGGCCACGCAACGAAGATGGCGAGCATGAGACCTTGCAGCGCACGCGTCTCGAGCGCCCAATCACCGTCGAATTAACCGATCTGGATCAGTTGAGTGAAGTGTTAGACGCGCTAATAGCCGCGGGTGTCAACTCATTGGACGGCGTGCAGTTCGACCTTCAAGATCGCGACGCTGCCACTGACGAAGCGCTGGTTAAAGCGCTAGAGAAAGCACAGCACAAAGCGAACCTGATGGCCGATAGCTTAGATGCTGAACTGGGCCATGTGCAGCGTATTGAAGAGACCCAATCGCCTATCTTCCAGCCGCGCATGATGGCAATGCGGGCAGAGAGCGACACTGCTTCAAGCCAATCGGGTGCCGCCAGTGATTACAGCCCCGGCACCATCCGCATTGATGCCGGGGTTAGCGTTGAGTGGGCGCTTAAAGGGCCAGACGCTCCACGCCGCCCAGATAGCGACGTAGCGGCTCAGGAATAA
- a CDS encoding AI-2E family transporter, with protein sequence MSKLSDEDYRSIPLNATLALAALVVIIAGMKVGADLLVPLLLAVFIAVVCTSPVQWLHRCGLSMRVSAFLTLMVLLGFLSLIGLLVVNSFSTFIAALPEIESRLYEQYWNLLNALSSRGLAINPDQINSLFEGEDEGSWMPELLSQLGNLFMQSIIVGLLVIFMLFETLNVRDKVSRALENPAPSLKRFSEFSLTLKRYLAVKTMISLATGVLVWLSCVVVGVDFPLLWGVLAFALNFIPNIGSAIAAIPPVLLLLVSQDGGAFQALLLASAYLVINFVLGNLIEPRVMGQALGLSTFVAFLSLVVWGWIFGAAGMLLSVVLTMTLKIALDSHPQTRWIARLLGPGKRRVKDIRSSDASLPPWKRRN encoded by the coding sequence ATGTCGAAATTGTCAGACGAGGATTACCGCAGTATCCCACTTAACGCCACTTTGGCGCTCGCCGCCTTGGTGGTGATTATTGCGGGTATGAAAGTAGGCGCTGATCTACTTGTGCCGCTGTTACTGGCGGTATTTATCGCGGTAGTGTGTACCTCACCAGTGCAATGGTTGCATCGCTGTGGCTTAAGTATGCGGGTGTCTGCCTTTCTAACCTTAATGGTATTGCTAGGGTTTTTGTCGCTGATTGGCCTGCTGGTGGTGAATAGCTTTAGTACCTTCATAGCGGCGTTGCCTGAGATAGAGTCGCGGCTTTATGAGCAGTATTGGAACTTGCTTAATGCGCTCTCTTCTCGGGGGCTGGCGATTAATCCTGATCAGATCAACTCGCTCTTTGAAGGAGAAGATGAAGGCTCTTGGATGCCAGAGCTACTGAGCCAGCTTGGCAACCTGTTCATGCAAAGCATCATTGTTGGGCTGCTGGTCATCTTCATGCTGTTTGAAACACTCAATGTGCGTGACAAAGTCTCGCGTGCACTGGAAAACCCTGCGCCCAGCTTGAAACGCTTTAGCGAGTTCAGCTTAACACTGAAGCGTTATCTGGCTGTTAAAACCATGATCAGTCTGGCCACTGGGGTTCTGGTATGGCTCTCCTGTGTGGTTGTTGGCGTGGATTTCCCGCTGCTATGGGGCGTGTTGGCGTTTGCCCTTAACTTTATACCCAATATCGGCTCAGCCATTGCTGCCATTCCACCGGTGCTGTTGCTGCTGGTATCTCAGGATGGCGGTGCCTTTCAGGCGCTATTGCTGGCTTCGGCTTATCTGGTGATCAACTTTGTGCTCGGTAACTTGATCGAGCCGAGGGTAATGGGGCAAGCGTTGGGGCTTTCCACCTTCGTGGCGTTTTTATCGCTAGTGGTATGGGGGTGGATCTTCGGTGCGGCGGGGATGCTGCTTTCGGTGGTGCTGACGATGACGTTGAAGATTGCCCTTGATAGCCATCCACAAACCCGCTGGATCGCTAGGCTGTTAGGGCCTGGGAAACGCCGTGTGAAAGATATCCGGTCGAGTGACGCAAGTTTGCCACCCTGGAAACGCAGAAACTAG
- the pabB gene encoding aminodeoxychorismate synthase component I: MTKALTISALPYSPDPLGLFARLRTRPGAILLDSGRPVATGRFDIISSDPLATLEVAHNGEASIASDRLSPPAHLANDAFALQQWLLDQLDIPDETSELPFLGGLIGYWGYDLGRKTLSIPSRQASPVTLPQARLGLYDWCITLDHMAQQAWLIATPQRREQVEGWLTQSPAPTHAFTLTDTFKAELSHAQYVARFNAVQRYIRAGDCYQINLAQRFYADYQGDEWQAYLQLRQATPTPYSGFMAWGDKAVMSLSPERFIQCRNGEVETRPIKGTRPRGTTFEEDQALAEQLLSSTKDRAENVMIVDLLRNDLGRVCQPGTIRVPQLCHLESYPNVHHLVSVVQGTLANAYTPLALLKAAFPGGSITGAPKIRAMQIIDELEPCQRSVYCGSLGYVDVRGSMDTSIAIRTMVAEAGRVHVWGGGGLVADSQAEEEYTETLDKIRHLIGALE; encoded by the coding sequence ATGACCAAGGCGTTGACGATATCAGCCCTGCCCTATTCACCCGACCCATTGGGTTTATTCGCTCGCCTGCGTACCAGGCCCGGTGCAATACTGCTCGACAGTGGCCGCCCGGTCGCTACCGGCCGCTTTGATATAATCAGCAGTGACCCGCTCGCTACGCTTGAGGTTGCTCATAATGGTGAGGCGAGTATCGCGTCGGATCGGCTTAGCCCTCCGGCGCACTTGGCCAACGATGCCTTTGCCCTTCAGCAGTGGCTGCTGGATCAATTGGATATTCCGGATGAAACCAGCGAACTCCCGTTTCTGGGCGGGCTAATAGGCTACTGGGGATACGATTTAGGCCGTAAAACCTTATCCATCCCGAGCCGTCAAGCAAGCCCGGTCACACTGCCACAAGCCCGTTTAGGACTTTACGACTGGTGTATTACCCTGGATCACATGGCCCAACAGGCGTGGTTAATCGCCACACCGCAACGCCGTGAGCAGGTAGAGGGTTGGCTTACCCAGTCCCCAGCGCCCACTCATGCATTCACATTAACGGATACCTTTAAGGCAGAACTTAGCCACGCCCAGTACGTGGCACGTTTTAACGCCGTTCAGCGCTATATTCGGGCGGGCGACTGCTATCAAATTAACCTGGCGCAGCGCTTTTATGCCGACTACCAGGGGGATGAGTGGCAGGCATACCTGCAACTGCGCCAAGCCACCCCAACACCCTATTCAGGCTTTATGGCCTGGGGCGACAAAGCGGTCATGTCACTTTCACCAGAACGGTTTATTCAGTGCCGCAACGGCGAGGTAGAAACTCGGCCGATTAAAGGCACCCGCCCGCGTGGCACGACGTTTGAAGAGGATCAGGCGCTGGCGGAGCAGCTATTGAGCAGCACTAAAGATCGCGCTGAAAATGTCATGATCGTCGACCTGCTGCGCAATGATTTAGGTCGCGTCTGCCAACCCGGTACCATCCGCGTACCGCAGCTGTGTCATCTTGAGAGCTACCCTAACGTGCACCATCTGGTCAGTGTCGTGCAGGGAACCCTGGCCAATGCCTATACCCCGCTGGCACTGCTTAAAGCAGCCTTCCCTGGCGGCTCAATTACCGGCGCGCCTAAAATTCGTGCGATGCAGATCATCGATGAACTGGAACCCTGCCAACGCAGCGTGTATTGCGGCAGCCTTGGCTATGTGGATGTACGCGGCAGCATGGATACCTCTATCGCTATTCGCACGATGGTGGCCGAGGCGGGAAGAGTGCATGTATGGGGCGGTGGGGGTTTGGTGGCAGACTCCCAAGCGGAGGAAGAGTACACCGAAACGCTGGATAAAATCCGTCACCTAATTGGCGCTTTGGAATAA
- a CDS encoding phosphoadenosine phosphosulfate reductase family protein — protein sequence MSSELAAINRDFANNPKGLVEWALTQGARPICTTNFRPFEAVILHMVTQVRPDIPIVWMDSGYNTEATYQFADEVIKQLNLNLVSFIPQRTRAHREALEGPMPGIDDPRHAAFTQEVKIEPFERALREMQPDVWFTALRAEDTPERAKMQPVSRNSDGLLKVAPLLQWSAKDMYQYLQAHNLPNNFDYFDPTKVEEKRECGLHLQH from the coding sequence ATGTCCTCAGAGCTTGCAGCGATTAACAGAGATTTCGCCAATAATCCTAAAGGGTTAGTTGAATGGGCGCTGACCCAGGGTGCACGGCCTATTTGCACCACCAACTTTCGCCCCTTTGAGGCGGTGATCCTGCATATGGTGACCCAGGTGCGCCCGGATATTCCGATTGTGTGGATGGACAGTGGCTACAACACCGAGGCGACCTATCAGTTTGCTGATGAAGTCATCAAACAGCTCAATCTTAATCTGGTGAGCTTTATACCCCAGCGAACCCGTGCCCACCGTGAGGCGTTGGAGGGCCCTATGCCTGGCATCGACGACCCGCGCCACGCGGCCTTTACTCAGGAAGTAAAAATCGAACCCTTCGAGCGGGCGCTGCGTGAAATGCAGCCCGACGTATGGTTTACCGCGCTGCGCGCTGAAGACACACCAGAGCGCGCCAAAATGCAGCCGGTTAGCCGCAACAGCGATGGCCTATTGAAAGTTGCCCCGCTGCTACAGTGGAGCGCCAAAGATATGTACCAATACCTTCAGGCGCATAACTTGCCCAACAACTTCGACTACTTCGACCCCACCAAGGTGGAAGAGAAGCGCGAATGCGGACTGCATTTACAGCACTGA
- the serS gene encoding serine--tRNA ligase, translating to MLDPKLLRGDLDTVAQQLARRGFVLDKAGLQALESRRRELQTQTEQLQNERNMRSKAIGKAKANGEDIQPLLNEVSDLGDRLDKAKKELADVQEEWDEAISGIPNLPHESVPEGKSEDDNVEMHRWGTPRAFDFEVLDHVDLGKKSGYLDFELAAKITGARFAVMRGPIARLHRALAQFMLDTQTEQHGYEECYVPYMVNRDSLMGTGQLPKFGEDLFKLDDEREYHLIPTSEVPLTNFVRDEIVEQAALPMKLTAHTPCFRSEAGSHGRDTRGMIRQHQFDKVEMVQIVEPEKSYEALEEMRGHAEAILQALELPYRVVTLCTGDMGFGATKTYDLEVWLPSQETYREISSVSNCEDFQARRMQARYRHPDAKKPQLLHTLNGSGLAVGRCLLAVLENHQQADGSVVIPEPLRRYLGGVERLAL from the coding sequence ATGCTCGATCCGAAACTGCTGCGCGGTGATCTTGATACGGTTGCTCAACAACTGGCCCGCCGGGGCTTTGTGCTTGATAAAGCGGGATTGCAGGCGCTGGAGTCGCGTCGTCGCGAGCTGCAAACCCAAACCGAGCAGTTGCAAAACGAGCGCAATATGCGCTCCAAAGCGATTGGTAAAGCCAAGGCCAACGGTGAAGATATTCAGCCGCTGCTGAATGAAGTCAGCGATTTAGGCGATCGCCTGGATAAAGCCAAAAAAGAATTGGCCGACGTGCAGGAAGAGTGGGACGAAGCCATTAGTGGTATCCCTAACTTGCCCCATGAGAGCGTGCCGGAAGGTAAAAGCGAAGACGATAACGTTGAGATGCACCGCTGGGGCACGCCGCGGGCGTTTGATTTCGAGGTGCTGGATCACGTTGATCTGGGCAAAAAATCCGGTTATCTCGATTTTGAACTGGCGGCTAAAATCACCGGTGCTCGCTTTGCGGTCATGCGCGGGCCGATAGCGCGCCTGCATCGGGCATTGGCGCAGTTTATGCTGGATACCCAAACCGAACAGCACGGCTATGAAGAGTGCTACGTGCCGTATATGGTTAACCGTGATTCGCTGATGGGCACCGGCCAACTGCCGAAGTTTGGCGAAGATTTGTTCAAGTTGGACGATGAGCGCGAGTACCATCTGATTCCCACTTCAGAAGTACCGCTGACCAACTTTGTGCGTGATGAAATCGTTGAGCAGGCGGCGCTGCCGATGAAGCTTACCGCCCATACGCCCTGTTTCCGCTCTGAAGCAGGCTCACACGGGCGCGATACTCGCGGTATGATCCGCCAGCATCAGTTCGATAAAGTCGAAATGGTGCAGATTGTGGAGCCGGAGAAGAGCTACGAAGCGCTGGAAGAGATGCGCGGGCATGCGGAAGCCATTCTTCAGGCACTGGAGCTACCGTACCGTGTGGTGACTTTGTGTACCGGTGATATGGGCTTTGGGGCGACCAAGACCTACGACTTGGAAGTGTGGCTGCCTAGCCAGGAGACGTATCGTGAGATCTCTTCGGTCTCAAACTGCGAGGATTTCCAGGCCCGGCGCATGCAGGCGCGTTATCGCCATCCGGATGCCAAAAAGCCGCAGTTGCTGCATACCTTGAACGGTTCAGGTCTGGCGGTAGGTCGTTGCCTGCTGGCGGTGCTTGAAAACCACCAGCAGGCGGATGGTTCGGTGGTTATTCCTGAGCCGCTACGTCGCTATCTGGGCGGCGTGGAGCGTCTGGCCCTTTAA
- a CDS encoding dicarboxylate/amino acid:cation symporter, with protein MQETAQQGKFAWWRRIALWKKILAGLALGILAGALLGDTASVFKPLGDIFINAIMMLIVPLVFSTLVVGITSMRDPQKMGRIGARTITLYLITTAFAISIGLLLSTLLQPGVGVDLSFDSEVAANEAPSLVSILVNLVPRNPLDALANGNIMQIIVFAIGLGISLTLIGDKGEPVMKVFDSFAEAMYKLTGIVMAFAPFGVFGLIAHVSGQYGLEILLPLAKLIGVAYLASILHVLVIYSGLISLLGRLNPMRYLQGSLDAIVVAFSSASSAGTLPVSIRCAQKNLGVSEGVSGFVLPVGATINMDGTALYQGVVVLFIAQMTGTDLSMMDYGMIVATGTLASIGTAGVPGAGLIMLSIVMAQVGLPLEAIAVVAGIDRILDMARTSVNVAGDLMVTTLVGKSEGELNEEIYNRR; from the coding sequence GTGCAGGAAACAGCACAGCAAGGAAAATTTGCCTGGTGGCGACGAATTGCCCTATGGAAGAAGATTCTCGCCGGTTTGGCGTTGGGTATTTTGGCGGGTGCGCTGTTAGGCGACACCGCCAGCGTGTTTAAACCGCTGGGCGATATTTTTATTAACGCCATTATGATGCTGATTGTGCCGCTGGTGTTCTCAACGCTGGTGGTGGGCATTACCTCCATGCGCGACCCACAGAAAATGGGTCGTATCGGCGCACGCACGATTACGCTCTACTTGATTACTACCGCCTTCGCCATAAGTATTGGCCTATTGTTATCCACCCTGCTACAGCCGGGCGTGGGCGTTGATTTAAGCTTCGACTCTGAAGTGGCCGCTAACGAAGCACCCTCGCTGGTTTCTATTCTGGTTAACTTAGTACCGCGCAACCCACTGGACGCCCTGGCCAACGGCAACATTATGCAGATCATTGTGTTTGCCATTGGTTTGGGTATTTCCCTAACGCTGATTGGCGACAAAGGCGAGCCGGTCATGAAGGTCTTCGATAGCTTTGCCGAGGCGATGTACAAGCTCACCGGCATTGTGATGGCCTTCGCCCCGTTCGGCGTCTTTGGCTTGATCGCCCATGTCTCGGGCCAGTACGGCTTAGAGATACTGCTGCCGCTGGCCAAGCTGATTGGCGTGGCGTACCTGGCCAGCATACTTCACGTGCTAGTGATCTACTCGGGCTTGATCTCGCTGCTGGGGCGGCTAAACCCCATGCGTTATTTGCAGGGCAGCCTGGACGCTATTGTCGTAGCGTTCTCGTCGGCGTCTTCTGCGGGCACCCTGCCGGTCTCTATCCGCTGTGCGCAGAAGAACCTGGGCGTTTCCGAAGGGGTTTCCGGGTTTGTGCTGCCCGTGGGCGCCACCATCAATATGGATGGCACCGCGCTTTATCAAGGCGTGGTGGTGCTATTTATCGCCCAGATGACTGGCACGGACTTGAGCATGATGGATTACGGCATGATTGTTGCCACCGGCACGCTGGCCTCCATTGGCACAGCGGGCGTACCGGGCGCGGGCTTGATTATGCTCTCGATTGTCATGGCCCAGGTTGGCCTGCCGCTGGAAGCCATCGCCGTGGTCGCGGGGATTGATCGTATCCTTGATATGGCACGCACCAGCGTCAACGTTGCCGGTGATTTGATGGTGACAACCCTGGTAGGTAAAAGCGAAGGGGAGCTCAATGAAGAGATCTACAACCGCCGCTAG
- the prpB gene encoding methylisocitrate lyase translates to MSQMTPGARFRAALDANRPLPILGTINAYTALMADKVGHQAIYLSGGGVANASFGLPDLGMTTMNDVVEDAHRICGATELPLLVDIDTGWGGAFNIARTVKEMQRAGVAAVHMEDQVAQKRCGHRPNKAIVSQQEMVDRIKAAADAKIDPDFYLIARTDAFQKEGLDAAIERANACVEAGADAIFAEAVHTLDDYKAFCQRVNAPILANITEFGATPLFTQQELGNVGCRMVLYPLSAFRAMNAAALQVYQSILDNGHQKEVVPLMQTRDELYDFLNYHDFEQKLDALFAEKGDDQ, encoded by the coding sequence ATGTCCCAGATGACGCCAGGCGCCCGCTTTCGGGCTGCCCTCGACGCTAATCGCCCGCTGCCGATCTTAGGCACCATCAATGCTTATACCGCGCTGATGGCCGATAAAGTGGGCCATCAAGCGATTTATCTCTCCGGCGGCGGTGTGGCCAACGCCTCGTTCGGCTTGCCGGATCTGGGCATGACGACCATGAATGATGTGGTGGAGGATGCCCACCGTATCTGCGGCGCCACCGAGCTACCTTTGCTGGTGGATATCGATACCGGCTGGGGCGGCGCCTTCAATATCGCTCGCACTGTGAAAGAGATGCAGCGCGCTGGTGTCGCCGCGGTGCATATGGAAGACCAGGTGGCGCAAAAGCGTTGTGGACACCGCCCGAATAAAGCGATTGTTTCCCAGCAGGAGATGGTCGACCGTATCAAAGCCGCCGCCGATGCCAAGATCGACCCCGACTTCTATCTCATTGCCCGCACCGATGCGTTCCAAAAAGAGGGCCTTGACGCCGCCATTGAACGCGCCAATGCCTGTGTGGAAGCGGGGGCGGATGCCATCTTTGCCGAAGCGGTGCACACCCTGGATGATTACAAGGCTTTCTGCCAACGGGTCAATGCGCCGATTCTAGCCAATATCACCGAATTTGGCGCAACGCCTCTATTCACCCAGCAGGAGCTTGGCAACGTTGGCTGCCGCATGGTGCTCTACCCGCTCTCTGCGTTCCGCGCCATGAACGCCGCGGCGTTACAGGTCTACCAAAGCATTCTCGACAACGGTCACCAAAAAGAGGTCGTGCCGCTGATGCAAACCCGCGACGAACTCTACGACTTCCTGAACTACCACGATTTTGAGCAGAAGCTGGATGCTTTGTTTGCCGAGAAAGGTGATGACCAGTAA
- a CDS encoding GntR family transcriptional regulator yields the protein MASLATPSLSTTASSSEESSSESTTPEVRTLAERVFHQLQDAIVRGELAPGSKITEPGLSKTYGISRGPLREAMRRLEAHRLIERVPHVGARVVKLSMKELLELFDLREALESMAARLAAEHMTPAEVQGLRDVLALHEGQADLKRGEAYYQREGDLDFHYCIVQGSHNKMLMNLLCDDLYYLVRLYRTQFSASGTRPQRAFVEHHRIVDAIEAGDAELAELLMRRHVSASRANVADRYAAALEQSAAKPQG from the coding sequence ATGGCTTCTCTTGCTACTCCTTCACTAAGCACCACTGCAAGTTCGTCCGAAGAAAGTTCGTCTGAATCCACGACGCCTGAAGTGCGTACCCTCGCCGAGCGGGTGTTTCATCAGTTGCAGGATGCCATCGTACGGGGCGAGCTAGCTCCTGGCAGTAAGATCACCGAGCCCGGGTTATCAAAAACCTACGGCATTTCCCGTGGGCCGCTGCGCGAGGCGATGCGGCGTCTGGAGGCACATCGACTCATTGAGCGCGTTCCCCATGTGGGCGCACGAGTAGTTAAGCTCTCGATGAAAGAACTTCTAGAGCTGTTTGATCTGCGCGAAGCCCTTGAAAGCATGGCGGCGCGGCTGGCAGCTGAGCATATGACACCGGCAGAGGTTCAGGGCTTGCGGGATGTGCTGGCGCTGCACGAGGGCCAGGCCGATCTCAAGCGTGGCGAAGCCTACTACCAGCGCGAAGGTGACCTCGATTTTCACTACTGTATCGTTCAGGGCAGCCATAACAAGATGCTAATGAACCTGCTCTGCGATGATCTCTACTACCTTGTGCGCCTTTATCGCACCCAGTTTAGCGCCAGCGGCACCCGGCCCCAACGCGCTTTTGTGGAGCACCATCGCATTGTGGATGCCATTGAAGCGGGCGATGCAGAGTTGGCCGAGCTGCTGATGCGCCGCCATGTTAGTGCCTCCCGCGCCAATGTGGCAGATCGCTATGCCGCAGCCCTGGAGCAATCAGCAGCTAAACCGCAAGGTTAA
- the cysB gene encoding HTH-type transcriptional regulator CysB has translation MKLQQLRYIWEVNRHNLNVSATAQSLFTSQPGISKQIRLLEDELGVEIFARSGKHLTRVTPAGQSIIDLAGQVLRLTENIKQVAQEHSDERRGSLAIATTHTQARYALPPIISEFTLKYPDVALHMQQGTPKQIAQMVSEGQADFAIATESLELFTDLVLLPCYRWNRCVLVPKGHPLATHQGPLTLEALGEHPLVTYVFGFTGRSQLDDAFKAKGLTPNVVLTAADADVIKTYVRLGMGVGIVAHMAVDEALDDDLVALDASHLFASSTTKIGIRRGTFMRGYMYDFLERFAPHLTRDRVEEALMAGPRHEQSLFDDLDLPEY, from the coding sequence ATGAAGCTACAACAGCTACGCTATATCTGGGAAGTCAATCGGCATAACCTGAATGTCTCGGCCACAGCGCAAAGTCTATTTACCTCACAGCCGGGGATCTCCAAGCAAATTCGTTTGTTAGAGGACGAGCTTGGCGTCGAGATTTTTGCTCGCAGCGGCAAACACCTAACACGGGTCACGCCTGCCGGGCAGTCGATTATTGACCTGGCGGGGCAGGTTCTGCGCCTCACCGAAAACATTAAACAGGTGGCCCAGGAGCATAGCGATGAGCGTCGCGGCAGCTTGGCCATAGCCACGACCCATACCCAGGCTCGCTACGCCTTACCGCCTATTATCAGCGAGTTCACCCTGAAATACCCGGATGTGGCGCTGCATATGCAGCAGGGCACGCCCAAGCAGATCGCCCAGATGGTCAGTGAAGGGCAAGCCGATTTTGCTATTGCGACCGAGTCGCTAGAGCTGTTTACCGATTTAGTGCTACTGCCGTGCTACCGCTGGAATCGTTGCGTACTGGTACCCAAGGGGCACCCACTAGCCACGCATCAGGGCCCGTTGACTCTAGAGGCGCTTGGCGAGCATCCATTGGTTACCTATGTGTTCGGGTTTACCGGTCGTTCGCAGTTAGACGATGCCTTTAAGGCCAAGGGCCTAACGCCCAATGTGGTGCTGACAGCGGCTGATGCGGATGTGATTAAAACCTACGTACGGCTGGGGATGGGAGTCGGCATTGTGGCGCATATGGCCGTGGATGAGGCACTTGATGATGATCTCGTCGCCCTGGATGCCAGTCACCTGTTTGCTAGCTCGACAACCAAGATTGGTATTCGTCGCGGCACTTTTATGCGTGGCTATATGTACGACTTTTTAGAGCGCTTTGCGCCTCATCTAACCCGTGACCGGGTAGAAGAAGCGCTTATGGCAGGCCCGCGCCATGAACAGTCGCTGTTCGATGACTTAGACCTGCCCGAATATTAA
- the trxA gene encoding thioredoxin — MANNVDVTNANFEQEVLNAEQPVLMKFWAPWCGPCKVMAPVVDEVAAERQESLKVVSVNVDDAPEIAAEQGVRGVPTVMLFKSGTKVASLVGAQSKSQLTQFIEQNA; from the coding sequence ATGGCTAATAATGTTGATGTCACCAACGCCAATTTTGAGCAAGAAGTCCTCAACGCTGAACAGCCTGTGCTAATGAAATTCTGGGCACCGTGGTGTGGCCCATGCAAAGTCATGGCCCCGGTCGTTGATGAAGTGGCCGCCGAACGACAGGAGAGCCTGAAAGTCGTTAGCGTTAATGTAGACGACGCTCCTGAAATTGCTGCCGAGCAAGGCGTTCGCGGTGTACCTACCGTGATGCTGTTTAAATCCGGCACTAAAGTCGCTTCACTGGTTGGCGCGCAGTCTAAATCGCAACTGACGCAGTTCATCGAACAAAACGCTTGA